GTGCCTTGGTGTTAGTTGGGGTTGGTGTTGTTTCAGGTTCACCAGGCTCTTTTCCAAAAACCTTGATATTGCCTTCATAAAGTGCAACATTTTCTGCTCTGACAGTTTTTGAACCAAGTCCTTGGGCAGACCAATCGTTAGTTGAGTCCATTTTATTGCTGGTGTCATTTATGGATAAATATATTGTTTTAGAATAGGAATTATATCCTCCGGGGCACAAAGGTACGCCCGTTAAGTCTATCAATATATAATACACATTTCCGGAATAGGGGAACGGACCTTTAATAGTTCCGCCAAAATCGCTATTGGAGGACTTAACTTGAATATTACTTATAGAGTCACTGTCTAGTGTAAAGAAATATTTTGCAGTAAGGTTTGAAGTTATACGAGGAGGCCATGAAGTTTTATTGACAATTGTAATTGTTGGCTGGTAACCCCAAGTTCCGCCAGTGCCAGTTACTCCTTCCACATATAACTCAAGGTCATCCCTTTTTTCAGGCTGTGGAAATACACTATCGTCTAAAGGTGTTCCTCCAAAATCCATTGTAAGTCGAGCTAAGTCTCCTGTAAAAGCAGCGTTGTAATCACATGCTACTTCGCTAGTTACATAGTCCTCGCGAGAATCTGTATACGCATCGTCAGAACCAGGTCCGCCAACCAATGCGCCGGTTAATGTATGACGGCTTGCAGCAGGAATTTGTATTGAAGCTGTCCATGAGCCGTGTGCACCTCTATGGTGAGGACTTTGAGGCCACTTGTTCCCAAATCCGATAAGATAGCTCATTTTCCCCGGGTTATCTCCAAGAATATAATTTATCTGGGATACTGCAAAACTATGATAACGTTCTTTTAACGTGGAATCACTTATATAGTCACTGTATACAAATGCCAAAAAAGATGCGGTTGCTGAATAACGCAAAGATCCCCATTTATCTAAAACTGCAAGACCGCCAGGACTATAGGTGATTTTTTCGCCATTAGTTCCAACTGACCACCAATCAAGGTTCTTTTGAGCATATTTATTATACAGGTCTTTACCTGTTTCTCTTGCAAGAAGTACAGAAAGCCCAAAATACTTATCATTCCAATTGTGTGTCCACTTATACTCACGGTGTTCAGGAGTTGTTCCGAGAAGTTTGATATATTCAGAGTAGAAAGCCTCAGATTTGGTTAAATATGATGAACCGCTTCCTGACTCTTTGTTTTCCAGTGCCTTATAAATCCAATATGCGCCCCAGCCCAGATCATCTATGTAACCGTTATAAGAGTGGTAGAATGCATTGGCATCGGTAATTGACTTGTCATATTCACCACGGTATTTGTCAGCAAAGTCATATAATATTTTTGCGTTAGTAAGCAAGGTGTTGGAATAATCTTCATCATACGGTTTGAAAACTATAGATGATGCAGCCATTGCAGCAGCTGTTTCTGCCGCCAATTCTGAACCGGGTTTCTCAGGTGAAATTGAATATGCAGGACGTGGCATAGTCATAACCTCGGGTGATCCCCAGAATGAATGGTCATCCGAACCTTTGCCGACTTGGCCGTAAAATTGTGCTGTTGCACCATTTTTAATAACGTGACATTTAATAAAATAGTCATTAACATAACGTAGGTTGTTAAGAAGGCTCTCCATCTGATTGCTTTTTACATAGCCATCCTTATATTCAATTGCTCCCCATGCAAGCATTGTAGTTGATGCAGCCATTGGAAATCCGAATTTAACATGGTCTCCTGCGTCAAACCATCCGCCTGTAAGGTCCAGTCCAACATCGGCACCATCTTCCAAAGCGGCATCTCCACGCCATTCAACTCTGTTCCATTCAGGCAGCTTGCCGGATTGTTGCGCTTCATAGAACATAATAGACTTTTGCAGTGCTTCCGCATAGTTATAGCTGGCCGAATATACCGGTATTTCAGGCATTACAAGAGCGGCCAACAAAACTGATGTCAAAATTGTACTTATAATTCTTTTCATACTTTGCCTCCCCTTTTGATTAAGTTACTGTTTTCTATTTATATTTATAATTATATCGCTTTTTATGGCAGCACGTCTATGATTATGTATTGTATAACTAAAAAAGTTGCAAGGGTAATTCTGGCTTGATATAGCAATCTATTTTGTACTAAGCAATAAGTATTACTATTCACATAAAATCTCCTATCTGCATATCTTAATAATAGGTTTTAAATATCGGTGAGGATATAGTCTCAATGGAGGGATTTTTATGTCAAAAGGTAAAATAAGACACATGTTTCCGGGTGGAAATACATCACAGGGTTTTTTCAGCTATTACGATTACATATTGAGTCAGGAAGAAGCAACCAGGATAATTTGTATTAAAGGTGGACCGGGTGTAGGTAAGTCTACATTTATGAAAAAAATTGGAGTAGAGATGCAAGATAGAGGTTATGATGTTGAATATATGCATTGTTCAAGTGATAATAACAGCCTTGATGGAGTAGTAATTCCGGCTATAAAGGTAGCTCTTTTAGATGGTACGGCTCCACATGAAGGGATTTCTTATAAACAATAAATCCATCAATACCTTGCAAAATATTATTGTGGAGTATTGTATTGAGATATTTTTAAATATATAATTAATTGGATTTTTATTTGAGGATTTTTACGGAGGGAAATAAAGTAGATATGCCCATAATGTATAATTTTATTGATATCATAATTGCATTTATAATTGACCTTATGGTAGGAGACCCATACTGGATGCCGCACCCGGTAAGATATATCGGTTGGGTTATCAAAAAAACCGAAAGTATCTTAAGACGAATTGTTCAAAAGGGACATCCCGAACATATGGGAAGAAACGA
This window of the Acetivibrio cellulolyticus CD2 genome carries:
- a CDS encoding glycoside hydrolase family 9 protein, producing the protein MKRIISTILTSVLLAALVMPEIPVYSASYNYAEALQKSIMFYEAQQSGKLPEWNRVEWRGDAALEDGADVGLDLTGGWFDAGDHVKFGFPMAASTTMLAWGAIEYKDGYVKSNQMESLLNNLRYVNDYFIKCHVIKNGATAQFYGQVGKGSDDHSFWGSPEVMTMPRPAYSISPEKPGSELAAETAAAMAASSIVFKPYDEDYSNTLLTNAKILYDFADKYRGEYDKSITDANAFYHSYNGYIDDLGWGAYWIYKALENKESGSGSSYLTKSEAFYSEYIKLLGTTPEHREYKWTHNWNDKYFGLSVLLARETGKDLYNKYAQKNLDWWSVGTNGEKITYSPGGLAVLDKWGSLRYSATASFLAFVYSDYISDSTLKERYHSFAVSQINYILGDNPGKMSYLIGFGNKWPQSPHHRGAHGSWTASIQIPAASRHTLTGALVGGPGSDDAYTDSREDYVTSEVACDYNAAFTGDLARLTMDFGGTPLDDSVFPQPEKRDDLELYVEGVTGTGGTWGYQPTITIVNKTSWPPRITSNLTAKYFFTLDSDSISNIQVKSSNSDFGGTIKGPFPYSGNVYYILIDLTGVPLCPGGYNSYSKTIYLSINDTSNKMDSTNDWSAQGLGSKTVRAENVALYEGNIKVFGKEPGEPETTPTPTNTKAPTPTPTSTPEVILGDLNLDGQANSIDFALMRGYLLGTVHFPSDPETAAQFKTAADLNGDNSINSIDFALFRSRLLGLIIKYPVES